The DNA window GTCGGCCACATACCAGCCGAGGTCCTCGAGCACTTTGGCCGCGGTTCCGCGGCCCGCGCCGGACAGTCCAGTGACCAGTACGACATCGATGCCTGATTCCCCACGCTCGCCGGTTTCGGCGCCACCCTGCAATTCTTCGTGCATGCCCTGATCTGTCATCCGGATGCTCTGCTCTGATCATCGCCGATAACCGGTTCGGGCGCTGCGGTTTCGGACGGGACACCAAGGCCCTCCAGGACCGCCTTCGCCGTCGCGACCCCGATTCCGGGCACGGCGGTGATCTCTTCGACGCTGGCCTCCTTCAACCGTGCCACCGATCCGAAATGTGTCACCAGCGCTTTACGGCGATGCTCGCCAAGGCCGCGGATCGAATCGAGTGCTGATGCCGTCATCCGCTTGGACCGCTTGCTGCGGTGATAGGTGATCGCGAACCGGTGCGCCTCGTCACGCACCCGCTGCAGAAGGTACAAACCTTCATTGTTGCGCGGCATGATCAGGGGATCAGGCTCGGACGGCACCCACACCTCTTCCAGTCGTTTCGCCAGCCCGATAACGGCGACGTCGCTGATGGCCAGCTCATCGAGCACCGCTTGGGCGGCGTTGACCTGTGGGGCGCCGCCGTCGACCACGAACAGGTTGGGCGGATAGGCGAACTTTCGCGATTTACCTTCCGGCGCAAGCTCTGTCGGATGTTGTAGATCGTGCAGGTGCCGGTAGAAGCGCCGCCGGGTGACCTCGGCGATCGACGCGACGTCGTCAGAGCGACCCTCGCCGGCGGCCTCCCTGATCGCATAGTGGCGATAGTCGGATTTGCGCGGCAGCCCGTCCTCGAACACCACCAGCGACGCCACCACATCTGTGCCCTGGACGTGACTGATGTCCACACATTCGATACGAAGCGGCGCATCGGCAAGTCCCAACGACTCCTGAATACTCTGTAGTGCAGCACTTCTCGCGGTGAAATCGCCCGCCCGCTTGAGCTTGTGCTGCGTCAGCGCATCTTGCGCATTGCGCCGCACGGTCTCGGCGAGCGCGCGTTTGTCCCCGCGCTGGGGCACCCGCACCGACACCCGTGAACCGCGCAGCTGGGACAACCACGTCTCCAACTCCTCGGTGTTACCGGGTAGGCACGGCACGAGCACCTGGCGGGGCACCGGGGTCAACGACATGTCGGCCGCACCATCTAGTTCGGCCTGATCGCCGTAGAACTGGGTCAGAAACTGTTCGACGAGGTGCTCCTGGCTCGATTCGCCTGGTTCGCCGGACTTTTCGACGACCCAGCCACGCTGGCCGCGAACCCGGCCACCGCGCACGTGGAACACCTGCACGGCCGCCTCCAGGTCGTCGTCGGCGAAAGCGACCACATCTGCGTCGGTGCCGTCGCCGAACACCACGGCCTGCTTCTCCATTGCCCGCTTCATCGCGGAGATGTTGTCCCGCAACCGGGCTGCCCGCTCGAAGTCCAGCACCTCGGCGGACTGGTTCATCGCGTGCTCCATGTCACGGATCAGCCGGTCGGTCTTGCCTGCCAGGAACTCGCAGAAGTTCTCGACGATCTTCCGGTGTTCTTCGGCGGTCACCCGCCCGACGCACGGGGCCGAGCACTTGTCGATGTACCCGAGCAGGCAGGGTCGGTCGATCTGCCTGTGCCGCTTGAAAACTCCTGCCGAGCAGGTGCGTGCAGGAAACACCCGGGTCAGCAGGTCGAGCGTCTCGCGGATGGCCCACGCGTGCGAGTACGGCCCGAAGTAGCGGACCCCCTTGCGCCGCGCCCCGCGGTACACCATCAGGCGGGGGTACTCCTCGTTCAGTGTCACAGCGAGCACCGGGTAGGACTTGTCGTCGCGGTACCGCACGTTGAACCGCGGGTCGAATTCCTTGATCCAGTTGTACTCGAGCTGGAGTGCCTCGACTTCGGTGTTGACCACCGTCCACTCGACTCCGGCGGCCGTCATCACCATCTGACGGGTGCGCGGCGCCAGGCCGGACAGGTCGGCGAAGTAGGAGTTCAACCGGCTGCGCAGGCTCTTGGCCTTGCCGACGTAGATCACCCGGCCGTGCGGGTCCCGGAACCGGTAGACGCCCGGCTGAACGGGAATCGACCCGGGAGCGGGTCGGTACGTCGCTGGGTCGGGCACGGATTCCAGGTTACTGCCGTCCTCAGACGGGTCCGATGAACTACCGTCGGGTGATGCGGATCTCGTCGCTTATCAGGGCGGCGGCCCCGCTCACCGGGGTCGTCGTGATTCTCACCGCATGTGGCGCCGAGCCGACTACGGCGCCAAGCGCCGCCGGACCGTGCGAAATCGTCGACAACGGGACCCCAGCACCCAAAACCTCCGCGGACCCGGCCGGCAGCACCGGCACCACCTCGCCGGACATCTCCACCAATCCCGAAGTGGCCAGGGGTTATCGCAAGGACATGACCGCCGTGCGTACCAGCAGCTATTCGGTGGTCACCGCCAACCCGATGGCGACGCAGGCCGCATGTGAAGTACTCCGCGACGGTGGGACCGCGGCCGACGCTCTGGTCACCGCGCAGGCTGTGCTCGGTCTGGTCGAGCCGCAGTCCTCCGGCCTCGGTGGCGGCGGATTCCTGCTGTACTACGACTCGTCAGCGGGGTCCGTACAGGCCTACGACGGCCGGGAAGTCGCGCCCGCTGCGGCAACCGAGAACTATCTGCGCTGGATCTCCGACACCGACCGCACCAAACCCAAGCCCGACGCGCGCGCGTCCGGCCGATCCATCGGCGTGCCGGGCATCGTGCGGCTCATGGGCGACCTTCACACCGAACACGGCAAGACCGGCTGGCGCGACCTGTTCAACCCCGCCATCACCCTCGCCGACGACGGCTTCGACATCAGCCCGCGGCTGGCTGC is part of the Mycolicibacterium tusciae JS617 genome and encodes:
- the uvrC gene encoding excinuclease ABC subunit UvrC, which produces MPDPATYRPAPGSIPVQPGVYRFRDPHGRVIYVGKAKSLRSRLNSYFADLSGLAPRTRQMVMTAAGVEWTVVNTEVEALQLEYNWIKEFDPRFNVRYRDDKSYPVLAVTLNEEYPRLMVYRGARRKGVRYFGPYSHAWAIRETLDLLTRVFPARTCSAGVFKRHRQIDRPCLLGYIDKCSAPCVGRVTAEEHRKIVENFCEFLAGKTDRLIRDMEHAMNQSAEVLDFERAARLRDNISAMKRAMEKQAVVFGDGTDADVVAFADDDLEAAVQVFHVRGGRVRGQRGWVVEKSGEPGESSQEHLVEQFLTQFYGDQAELDGAADMSLTPVPRQVLVPCLPGNTEELETWLSQLRGSRVSVRVPQRGDKRALAETVRRNAQDALTQHKLKRAGDFTARSAALQSIQESLGLADAPLRIECVDISHVQGTDVVASLVVFEDGLPRKSDYRHYAIREAAGEGRSDDVASIAEVTRRRFYRHLHDLQHPTELAPEGKSRKFAYPPNLFVVDGGAPQVNAAQAVLDELAISDVAVIGLAKRLEEVWVPSEPDPLIMPRNNEGLYLLQRVRDEAHRFAITYHRSKRSKRMTASALDSIRGLGEHRRKALVTHFGSVARLKEASVEEITAVPGIGVATAKAVLEGLGVPSETAAPEPVIGDDQSRASG